The following are from one region of the Ruficoccus sp. ZRK36 genome:
- a CDS encoding DUF58 domain-containing protein, whose protein sequence is MQPTDKTREILKKVRQVEIRTNRLVTDALAGAYHSIFKGQGMDFEEVREYAPGDDVRAIDWNVTAKMDRPFIKKFREERELTLMLLVDLSASGSFGSAEESKRERAAEIASVLAFSAVRNNDKVGLILFTDQVEKVILPKKGRQHVLRVIREILYFEPQRTGTDIVNALDTMNRLLKRKAVAFLVTDFLQGPDGRLPDPNDRHGDAVFRTLTLSNKRHDLTAIVMADPREAELPDIGIATLEDAETGQVIEVDTSSAQLRTLYKRENQRRVDQLERGLRQSGVGVIPVSTTEPYITRLRQYFSSRSKRR, encoded by the coding sequence ATGCAGCCCACAGATAAAACCCGCGAAATCCTCAAAAAAGTCCGGCAGGTGGAGATCCGCACCAACCGGCTCGTGACGGATGCGCTTGCCGGGGCCTACCACAGCATTTTCAAGGGCCAGGGCATGGACTTCGAGGAGGTCCGCGAGTACGCGCCCGGTGACGACGTACGCGCCATCGACTGGAACGTCACCGCGAAGATGGACCGGCCGTTCATCAAGAAATTCCGTGAAGAGCGCGAGCTGACCCTGATGCTCCTGGTGGACCTCTCTGCCTCCGGCTCCTTCGGGTCAGCCGAGGAGTCCAAGCGCGAGCGAGCCGCCGAGATCGCCAGCGTGCTGGCTTTTTCCGCGGTGCGTAATAACGACAAGGTCGGCCTCATCCTGTTCACCGATCAGGTCGAAAAGGTGATCCTCCCGAAAAAGGGACGCCAACACGTGCTACGCGTCATCCGCGAGATTCTTTACTTTGAGCCGCAGCGCACCGGCACGGACATCGTCAACGCGCTCGATACCATGAACCGGTTGCTCAAGCGTAAGGCGGTGGCGTTTCTGGTGACGGACTTCCTGCAGGGGCCGGATGGCCGCCTCCCCGATCCCAATGACCGCCACGGTGACGCGGTCTTTCGCACTCTCACCCTGAGCAATAAGCGCCACGACCTCACAGCCATTGTCATGGCCGATCCGCGTGAGGCCGAGCTGCCGGATATTGGCATCGCCACCCTGGAGGATGCTGAGACCGGGCAAGTCATCGAGGTGGACACCTCCAGCGCCCAGCTGCGTACCCTCTACAAGCGTGAGAACCAGCGCCGTGTTGACCAACTGGAGCGCGGCCTGCGCCAGTCCGGCGTCGGCGTCATCCCCGTCAGCACGACCGAGCCCTACATCACCCGGCTGCGCCAGTATTTTTCCTCCCGGAGTAAGCGTCGATGA